The nucleotide window AAACGCCATCAACAAAACAATAATCCAATTGCAAGGGATGGCGAGAATCGAGAAGGAAAAATTTTTTCACAAAAAATGCAGAAAGTCATTTTTATTTCCTGGGCGGAAAACTGCAGCCGCAGCGATCATTTGGCGCGTTTGCTCGGCGGCAAATCATACATGATCTATGCCGGCTGGCTCGGCAGCCGTCCGGCCACGATTTGGCTGAAATACATTATTCAAATTTGGCAAACTTTTCGGTTGTTGTGGCGCGAGCGCCCGCGGGTGATCCTGGTCATGGTGCCGCCAATCTTTGCGGTGCTGCCGGTTTATTTGTATTGCAAAATCACCGCCAGTCGTTTTGCCACCGACAATCACACCGCGGCGTTGTTGATGAAGCGTTGGCAGCGGCTGAAATTCTTGCATGTCTGGCTGGAAAAACGCGCGGCATGCAATATTGTCACCAATGAGCGGCTGAAAAATTTGCAACAAAGCTGGGGCGTGCCGCCGGAAAAAATTTTACTGATCGGCGATTTGCCGGCGCAGTTTTCGGAAATTGTCATGCCGTCTTTTTTCAGCCAACTCGGCGGCCGTGGCAACCACAACCATGAATTTTTCGCGGTCACGGCGATTTGCAGTTTTAGCGCGGACGAGCCACTGGACAACATTTTTCAAGCGGCGGCGCAACTACCGGACGTCAATTTTTATTGCACCGGCAAATTGAAAGATGCGCCGCCGGACATTTTCCATCGCAAGCCGAAAAATGTCACGTTGACCGATTTTCTCGCGGTGCCGCAGTATGCCGGCCTGCTCAAGTTTTCGCACGGGGTGATGGTTTTAACCACGCGCGATCACACCATGCAGCGCGGCGCTTACGAAGCCATGGCGCTCGGCACCCCGATTATCACGTCCGACTGGCCGCTTCTGCGCCAGACGTTTGCGCAAGGCAGTTTGTTCGTCGATAATTCGCCGCAAAGCATCGCCGAGGCCGTTCGTCAATTGCGGACGAACTGGCCGCAATACAAAGCGGCGATTCAAGCGCAGCGGACGCAACGGTTCGCGGCGTGGCTGGAAAAAGAACAAGCGCTGCGCCGGATTTTGTCATTGCCGGAAAAAAATGATCATGAGAGAATTGGATGACTTTTACAAAACCCCGACACGATATCGGTGAGCAATTTCATGAACTGTATCGCCGGCTTTCACGCCCTCAAGCCAATGCTTTGCTCGACGATTGCATTTATGAATTGCCGGCGGCCTGGAAATTTTTAACGGCGCTGCGATACGATCTGCCGATTTTAATCGTGCTGCACGGCTTCAGCAGCGTACCGCTCGCTTTTGCGCGCAACAGCCGGCGCGTTGATATTTTGGGCTTCAATCAATATGAAGCCGATTTGTTTCATGAATTGGCGCGATTCAAGAATTTGGCCAATTATCATATTTGCGGCGGCCGCAGCGAAATTTGCGGGCCGTACGGTTTGATGGTCTGGCTGCCGACACGCCGCGCCGTCGATGAGAACCGTGAAGATGAGTGGATGGCACAAGCCATGGCGCATTTGCATCCTCAAGGAGAACTGTGGTTCGTGCATTGTTTTAAACCGGATTGGCATAACCCGCTCAACCGCCTGCGCCGGCTGCTGTGGTATTTAAGATCTTCCGAGCAGGAATCATTGCCGACGGCGATTCGCTTGTTGATGTTGGCCGAACCGATTCCGCATCAAACCGTGCTCGAAACTTTCCTGGCGAAAATTGCCGCCACCGCAAATGGTCGCCACCAAGCTCGGCAAATCAATCATCTTGGCATTATACCACACTGGGCGACGCCGGTGCAAATTGCGCCGTTGCCGCCTCTTCGCGCTCGCCAGGTCGAATCCGCCAATCAACCGCTCTTGCGAATCTTGGAGCAAAAAAAATTTGCAGAAACTCATCACGCTTTGGCGCATTTAGGCTCGGCTGCTGTTCCGTCGTTTGTTTCGCGTCTTTTGGACACGCTGGCGCGACGGGACCCCGGTTCGTGTTTTCAAATGAAAAACTATCGCATTCTCGCCGGCGGCAAGGTGCAGATTGATGCACGATGGAAAAAGAAAACGTGCGAACAAAGTGTGTTCATCAAACTACCGTTGGTTCCGTTCGCGGCCGGTCGCCTGCGCAAGCAAAGCGAGATTCTGCACGATTTGCAACACCGTGACGGCTGGCGGTGCTTCGACGCGACGACGTTGTCTTTTTCCCCCACAAAAGCTTTCCCGCAAATTCTGGCGCAGGGCGAATTTGAAAAGCAGATGTATTTTCTTGAAAGCCGCGTCAAGGGCACGCCACTGGGTCGCTTGGAAGTCCCCAACGGAAAATTTCGTCAAGTGTGTGACACGCTGTTTTCGTTTTGGCATGAAGTGCAAACGCAATGCGGCCAAGTTGTCGAGATCGATCACGGCAAATTCGATCAAATCTTTCGGCAGCCTTTGCGGCAGCTAATTGATTGGGCGCAGCTCCGGCGCCCGTACGATGCCATTCTGTGCCGGCTCGAAGATTTTTTTGCCGAACAATTTTCCGGCCAACGCCTGTTTTTGGGATTGGTACATGGAGATTTTTCTACAAAAAATATTCTCGCCCATCCAAAAACTTTTGCGTTGAGCGGGATTATCGATTGGGACATGGCGGTGCGCGAGTCCTTTCCCGTGCTCGACGTGCTGCACTTCTTCGTGCGTTTGGATCCCGGCTCGTTTCAGCAGGCGCCGCCGCAAATCGCCATGCGCTTGATCAAGGAAGACTCCCGCGATTTTCATTGGCCATATTTGCAACAGGCATTGGCCAAATTTGAATACGAAAAAAAATTTTTACCGGCGTTCGTCGCCTGTTATTGGGCGCAGCGCTTGCAAGTTTATTTGGATTCACCGAAGTATTTGGATTCGCAGTTCAGGCAGCGGCATGTCTATGATGTTCTCGATTTTTTTGCTGAGACTATTTTGAGAAAGTAGTGATCGTATCCTGCTCTTACTCGCTGCGGAAATTCTTTTAAAAGCGAGTAAGAGTAGGAGCAAGGGTAGAAGTAAGAGCTTGAGATGAATATCTTCGCCGAGTTGCTGGGAAATCTTAGGGTGTGCGGAATTCCCTACGTTCTTTTGCGAGACAAACCGGAGACGCCGGAAATTCGTGATTTGGATGTGCTCGTCGACGAAGCCCGAACTCAGGAGTTTATGGCGATCTGCCGGCAACATGGCTTTCGCCTGATTCGCAACGGGCAACTGAATCCCGGCAAGCTTTTGCTTTTGCGCTGGCAGCCGGCAGAGTCGCCGCTGCTGCTGGACGTCCATCAACGCTTGATCGTGCGCGGCGTTGAATATCTCGATGCGCAGCGCGTCTTATCGCGGCGCCAGGCGGAAGAGGGTTATTTTTTGCCGGCGCGTGAAGATCATTTGCTGACACTGCTTTTTCACAACCTTCTGGGCAAGGGTGAAATTCAAGCCAAGCATCAGCCGCAATTGGCGGAGTTGTTGGCACAACCGCTGGATGAAAACTACCTCGTGCAACATGCCGCGGATTTTGGCTTGCAGGAAATTTTGTTGAAGGCGCGAAAACAATTTGACGAGTTGCAGCGGGACCCGGCTTTGGCACGGCGATTGAGCCGGTTGAGTTATCGCCGCCTTTATCAGCGCCGGCCAATCAACCGTCTGCGGCGATGGCTTTTGTCCATCAAAACTGCAACACAAAAATGGTTTGGCCCTCGGCGCGGCGTGTTGATTGTCTTGCTCGGGCCGGATGGCTGCGGCAAGAGCACGCTGCTGCGCGCTTTGCGGCAGCGCCTGCGCTCGGCGGCATTGACGACGGATACGGTTTATCTCGGTCCCTGGGGGCAAAGCGTTTTACCGATTCAAAAAATTCTCAGTTTTTTTCATCTCACGCCATATCGGTCCGAAGACAAGGCGTTTTATACCGGGCAAACCGCGACACGCCAGGTTCCGAAAGGCCTTAACCTCTGGCGGCAAAATTTGAAGGCCTGGCTTTATTACGCCGTGGTCGCGATCGAATTGTGGTATCGTTACCTCAAATTGGTTTTGCCAAAACTCCGGCAAGGCCGCATTGTTCTGGCAGATCGTTACATTTACGATCTGCTGGCAGGTTACAAAAGCCGGCCGATGGATTATCATTGGGGCATTCGCCATTGGCTGTGCCGGCGTTATCCGAAGCCGCATTTGACGTTGTTGTTGGAGGCCTCGGCGGAAGTGATTCACCGCCGCAAGCCGCAATTGCCGATCACACAATTGAATGCGGTTCGCCAGGCTTATGCGAGTTTTTGCGATACCTACGATTTGAAAATTCTCGATACCAGTGTCAGCGTGGAAAAAACGGTTTTGGATTTTGAGCAAAATTATCTCGAGCCGATTCTGGCGCGAATTGAAAAATATGCCGAACACTAAATTTGAAAACGACGCCGAGACCGTCGCCGAACCAGCAACAGAACGCGCCCCCGAAACTAAAAGCGTATCGAGATTGGCGAAAGAAGGTGTTTTTTATAACGTCATCGTCAGACTCGGCAACACCTTCACACAAGCCGTTGGCGGTATCATTTTGCTGCGTCTCCTCGACCCAGCTGATTTCGGCCTCTTGCAGCTTGGCTGGCTGATCATCGGTTTTGCCACCAAGTTCGGAGAATTTGGTTTCAACATGGGGCTGATCCAGCGCAACAAAGAAGTTCGTGCCGAGCATGTCAATACGCTGTTTGTTCTCGATCTCAGCTTTAAAGTAACCTTGTGGCTCGTCACGCTGTTGCTGACCCCATGGCTGACGAAATTTTTCCATGAACCCAAGCTGGAGCTTTTTCTGCCGGTTTTCAGCTTTTATATGGTGCTCGAGTGTTTTTCGACTTCGCCGATTACGATGCTGCAGCGCAACATGAATTTCAAAGCTTACTCCCAGGTTTTGGCGATTGATCGCACGGTGCAGCTCGCCGGCGCGCTGACTTTTGCGGCTTTGGGTTTCGGCGTGTGGAGCCTCGTCATCGGCGAATTTCTCGGCCTCACCTGGTCGTCTTTTCGCGCCATCCAGCTTTCCGGCTGGCGGCCGCGCTTGCAATTCGATCGCGAAACCAGCAGGGAGCTTTTCGGCTATGGCAACTGGGTTTTTCTGCGCAATCTGTTTCGTTACCTCTCGGATAATGTGGATTATTTGATCATTGGGCGCTTTCTCGATGCCAATCAGCTCGGATATTATACCAAGGCGTTCGAGTTGATGAAAACCCCGCGCAAACGCATCACCCGCGCCCTGAGTGCCGTGGTTTTCCCGGCTTTTGCCAAAGTGCAAAATCAACCGAAACGCGTCAAGCGCGGTTTTGAAAAATTGGTGTTATCCGTCTCGCTGGTGGCTTATCCGATTCAGGTCGCCATGCTCATGGCGGCGCCGGCTTTTGTTTACGTTGTGATGGGCGAAAAATGGGCGCCGACGATCACCTGTTTGCAAATCATGTGCGTCGCCGGAATTCTCCGCGCCCTCGATCCGTTTCTCAATTCCGTCATCACCACCAGCGGCTTCGTCCGGCATTCCGCCTTGCGGCGCTTCATCGAATTTGTCATTCTCGCCACCGCGGTTTTGATCGGCGTCCGCTGGGGGATCAACGGCGTTTCCGCGGCGGTGACGCTCACGTCGATCATCGTCATGGTGTTGATGATCAATCTGATTCGCCGCGTCAGTTTGATCGGCTGGCGTGAATATTTTGCGCCGCAATGGCCGGCGATCGTGAGCAGTGTTTTCATGGCGCTGGCGATGTGGGGCGTCAACGCCGGCCTGGGAAATTACCTTGGCAGGCATTCAGTGGCGATGCTGATCGTCTCCACGGCGACCGGATTCGCGGCGTATGCCGGCGTGCTGCTGTTGTGGCGTCCCAAACGCGTGGTTGATTTGTATCAGGAATTGTCCGGCGATGCGAAGGGGGTTTTTGCAAAAGGGAGGAAGAGAATTGCCGAATGGAAACAACGTTTAGGCTCAGTGAAGTTTTGATCTCAAAAAATTCGAATTCCTGTTCTGATGATTTCTTTGACAAAAGGATTATCTTCTGTAAAATCTTCGGGGCTAAAGGGATGTGTTTCAATGTCGGTATCGATCTTAACCACATAAGGGCTGAGCTTGCACCGATCGTTAAACATATCGCCTTCAAACTTATCAGAAACGAGGGCGACGTCAATGTCGCTCCATTTCGACTGCCGTCCCTTAGCATACGAACCGAAGACATAGGCTTGGCGGATCGGCAAATTGTTCGCGTTTAGTTGCCGAATGAATTCTTCTACGCTTGTTCTAACTCTATCTGGGAGAGTAACCATTGGTAAAAATCCTTAATTTTTTGGAACCATATTGTAGTGAATTCTTTCGTACAACGTTTATAAAATTCGAACTTTTGATCAGGATACCGTGCTTGAATATTAAAAGTAGCAATCTCGTCGATCAATTTTTTTGTTCTTCTGATAAATTCAATTTAGTCTCTTTGGCAAGCTTGGAGAGATTGTGAATCCATGGTACATCTTCTGCCGAATCTCTGACCCAAAATGCTTTGAGAACTTTTTCAATAACAAGATGCGCAATAAATAAACACCAATCATACCTCTTGCTTTCAAACAATGACTCCGCAGCCTCGAGATCATGTTCAGCAGTTTTGAGCCAATAGGCAATATGTTCTTCTTTTGTCATGGTGTTTGTTCTTGCTTCTGTACAATGATTTAATATAAAATTTTTCAATTATTCAGTCAAGGCTTTTATTCAATCGCTTTTACTCGATACATTTTGAACCGGCACAAAACAACGAGCAACCAGCATCCAGCATCCAGCATGCTCATCACATTTTCCGGCATCGTCGGCGGCGGCAAAAGCACCAATGCCAAACAGGCCTGCCGCTTTTTACAAGACGCGGGTTATGCCGCGGTTTACTTTCGGTTTCGTTTTTTGACGGCGCGGAGGATTTTTCGATCAGTGTTTATAAAAAAGCATGCGACTGTCGCGCCGTCAAAGGAAAAGCCGAAAAAGATAAAAACCGAGACCTCACCGCGCTGGCGGAAGCTTGGCAAGCTTACCCTGGCGCGGGCGTTGGGCTACCTTTGGCGTATTTTGATTTTCCGTTTTTTTGCGGCGGTTTGGCTGCGCCGAAAAATTATCGTCATCGACCGCTTTTATTATGACAGTTTAGCCCATTACAGCCTGACCGGCTGCCGCGAGCGTTTTTATT belongs to candidate division KSB1 bacterium and includes:
- a CDS encoding aminoglycoside phosphotransferase family protein; translation: MTFTKPRHDIGEQFHELYRRLSRPQANALLDDCIYELPAAWKFLTALRYDLPILIVLHGFSSVPLAFARNSRRVDILGFNQYEADLFHELARFKNLANYHICGGRSEICGPYGLMVWLPTRRAVDENREDEWMAQAMAHLHPQGELWFVHCFKPDWHNPLNRLRRLLWYLRSSEQESLPTAIRLLMLAEPIPHQTVLETFLAKIAATANGRHQARQINHLGIIPHWATPVQIAPLPPLRARQVESANQPLLRILEQKKFAETHHALAHLGSAAVPSFVSRLLDTLARRDPGSCFQMKNYRILAGGKVQIDARWKKKTCEQSVFIKLPLVPFAAGRLRKQSEILHDLQHRDGWRCFDATTLSFSPTKAFPQILAQGEFEKQMYFLESRVKGTPLGRLEVPNGKFRQVCDTLFSFWHEVQTQCGQVVEIDHGKFDQIFRQPLRQLIDWAQLRRPYDAILCRLEDFFAEQFSGQRLFLGLVHGDFSTKNILAHPKTFALSGIIDWDMAVRESFPVLDVLHFFVRLDPGSFQQAPPQIAMRLIKEDSRDFHWPYLQQALAKFEYEKKFLPAFVACYWAQRLQVYLDSPKYLDSQFRQRHVYDVLDFFAETILRK
- a CDS encoding glycosyltransferase, encoding MQKVIFISWAENCSRSDHLARLLGGKSYMIYAGWLGSRPATIWLKYIIQIWQTFRLLWRERPRVILVMVPPIFAVLPVYLYCKITASRFATDNHTAALLMKRWQRLKFLHVWLEKRAACNIVTNERLKNLQQSWGVPPEKILLIGDLPAQFSEIVMPSFFSQLGGRGNHNHEFFAVTAICSFSADEPLDNIFQAAAQLPDVNFYCTGKLKDAPPDIFHRKPKNVTLTDFLAVPQYAGLLKFSHGVMVLTTRDHTMQRGAYEAMALGTPIITSDWPLLRQTFAQGSLFVDNSPQSIAEAVRQLRTNWPQYKAAIQAQRTQRFAAWLEKEQALRRILSLPEKNDHERIG
- a CDS encoding HEPN domain-containing protein: MTKEEHIAYWLKTAEHDLEAAESLFESKRYDWCLFIAHLVIEKVLKAFWVRDSAEDVPWIHNLSKLAKETKLNLSEEQKN
- a CDS encoding nucleotidyltransferase domain-containing protein, producing the protein MVTLPDRVRTSVEEFIRQLNANNLPIRQAYVFGSYAKGRQSKWSDIDVALVSDKFEGDMFNDRCKLSPYVVKIDTDIETHPFSPEDFTEDNPFVKEIIRTGIRIF
- a CDS encoding lipopolysaccharide biosynthesis protein, which codes for MPNTKFENDAETVAEPATERAPETKSVSRLAKEGVFYNVIVRLGNTFTQAVGGIILLRLLDPADFGLLQLGWLIIGFATKFGEFGFNMGLIQRNKEVRAEHVNTLFVLDLSFKVTLWLVTLLLTPWLTKFFHEPKLELFLPVFSFYMVLECFSTSPITMLQRNMNFKAYSQVLAIDRTVQLAGALTFAALGFGVWSLVIGEFLGLTWSSFRAIQLSGWRPRLQFDRETSRELFGYGNWVFLRNLFRYLSDNVDYLIIGRFLDANQLGYYTKAFELMKTPRKRITRALSAVVFPAFAKVQNQPKRVKRGFEKLVLSVSLVAYPIQVAMLMAAPAFVYVVMGEKWAPTITCLQIMCVAGILRALDPFLNSVITTSGFVRHSALRRFIEFVILATAVLIGVRWGINGVSAAVTLTSIIVMVLMINLIRRVSLIGWREYFAPQWPAIVSSVFMALAMWGVNAGLGNYLGRHSVAMLIVSTATGFAAYAGVLLLWRPKRVVDLYQELSGDAKGVFAKGRKRIAEWKQRLGSVKF